A window of the Anoplopoma fimbria isolate UVic2021 breed Golden Eagle Sablefish chromosome 17, Afim_UVic_2022, whole genome shotgun sequence genome harbors these coding sequences:
- the hemk1 gene encoding MTRF1L release factor glutamine methyltransferase codes for MWRTSLSAAYRSFGCRIVGPKGRWSFHVVRKYSAPAVPASRITALQAVDLWKKHFAERGVMEPDHSSLYIIAHLLGAKTIESLERGKLSELLSPEKTEQMWKLCNRRLSRMPVQYVIEEWDFRDLTLTMRPPVFIPRPETEELVELVLSDLEMNYGVGSDGQHTCLEVGCGSGAICLSLLKSLPQLKVTALDQSLDAVDLTGENALRLGLQDRLQIHHLDVMKDTETVLSLCRHVSALVSNPPYLFSEDMSTLEPEILRFEDHAALDGGKDGLKVIKQILTLAPQILSNHGRVYLEVDPRHPPLIRRWVEANVKEMRYVETRHDITGRPRFCILQKEKSSKDHKLDLD; via the exons TGCGTAAATACAGCGCTCCAGCGGTACCTGCAAGCCGGATTACCGCACTTCAGGCGGTGGATTTATGGAAGAAACACTTTGCGGAGAGAGGCGTGATGGAGCCGGACCACTCCAGTCTATACATTATCGCTCACCTGCTCGGTGCTAAAACT ATAGAAAGTCTTGAGCGGGGGAAGTTATCAGAGCTACTAAGCCCAgaaaaaacagagcaaatgTGGAAGCTCTGCAATAGACGCCTATCCAG AATGCCAGTGCAGTATGTGATTGAAGAGTGGGACTTCAGAGATCTGACACTGACGATGAGACCTCCTGTGTTCATACCAAGACCTGAAACCGAG GAACTGGTTGAACTCGTGCTCTCTGATCTGGAGATGAATTATGGAGTTGGTTCAGACGGCCAGCATACATGTTTGGAAGTGGGATGTGGCTCCGGTGCCATTTGTCTCAGTCTGCTGAAGAGTCTGCCTCAG CTCAAAGTTACTGCTCTGGATCAAAGCCTGGATGCAGTGGATTTAACAGGAGAGAACGCGTTAAG gttgGGGCTTCAGGACAGATTACAGATTCATCATTTAGATGTAATGAAAG ATACAGAAACTGTGTTGAGCCTTTGTCGCCATGTCTCAGCTTTGGTCAGTAACCCCCCGTACCTGTTCTCAGAGGATATGAGCACGTTGGAACCTGAAATACTTCG GTTTGAAGACCATGCTGCTTTAGATGGAGGTAAAGATGGTTTGAAAGTAATCAAACAGATTTTGACTCTGGCTCCTCAGATTCTATCAAATCATGG ACGTGTTTACTTGGAAGTGGATCCCAGACACCCCCCGCTCATTCGACGGTGGGTGGAGGCGAATGTGAAGGAGATGCGTTACGTGGAGACACGACACGACATCACCGGCAG GCCACGATTTTGCATCCTTCAGAAAGAGAAGTCAAGCAAGGACCACAAGCTGGATCTGGATTGA